A single Microbacterium protaetiae DNA region contains:
- a CDS encoding transposase, with the protein MRILLAERRSAAKARAQVMNQIHALLITAPELVRQSFRALSGQRLVNTLAKTRPGTIASSDPEIVARQTLRRFSVRYLTMQAEIDLIEQQLELLVRQVNPTLLSLSGVGPVTAATLLVAAGDNPERLGTRASFAALAGVAPIPASSGQRTRHRLSRGGNRHANAALHRIVLLRMRHREPRTMAYFEQRRAEQLTDRDIMRCLKRRVANEVYAALLNPAIDNPAGRELRARRQAVGIPISVLASSLGVPYQRLRRLEIGTRADPDLETRAIATLEQISSPLTA; encoded by the coding sequence ATGCGGATCCTCCTCGCCGAGCGCCGCTCCGCGGCCAAAGCCAGGGCGCAGGTGATGAACCAGATCCACGCGCTGCTGATCACCGCGCCCGAGCTGGTGCGGCAGTCGTTCCGAGCGCTCAGCGGGCAGCGACTGGTGAACACGCTCGCAAAGACCCGGCCGGGAACGATCGCGTCCTCCGATCCCGAGATCGTCGCCCGGCAGACGTTGCGAAGGTTCTCGGTCCGGTACCTCACGATGCAAGCCGAGATCGACCTGATCGAGCAACAGCTTGAGTTGCTGGTCCGGCAGGTCAACCCCACGCTGCTGTCCCTGAGCGGAGTCGGTCCCGTCACTGCGGCGACGCTCCTGGTCGCCGCAGGCGACAACCCTGAGCGGCTGGGGACCCGCGCGAGCTTCGCCGCTCTCGCCGGCGTCGCCCCGATTCCCGCCTCGTCCGGACAACGCACGCGGCACCGGCTCTCTCGCGGCGGTAACCGGCACGCCAACGCCGCCCTGCACCGGATCGTGCTTCTACGCATGCGTCACCGCGAGCCTCGAACGATGGCCTACTTCGAACAGCGCCGTGCAGAGCAGCTCACCGACCGCGACATCATGCGCTGTCTCAAGAGGCGCGTCGCGAACGAGGTCTACGCCGCCCTGCTCAACCCCGCCATCGACAACCCAGCCGGGCGCGAGCTCAGAGCCCGCCGACAAGCAGTCGGCATCCCGATCAGCGTTCTCGCCAGCAGTCTCGGCGTCCCGTACCAACGGCTACGCCGGCTCGAGATCGGCACCCGCGCCGATCCCGACCTCGAAACTCGAGCGATCGCCACCCTGGAACAAATCAGCTCACCACTGACCGCTTGA
- a CDS encoding IS110 family transposase — translation MTSMTLDPPLTNPLSPATELVAGVDTHKNTHHVAILDHVRKPVADREFRADGRGYAQVVAFLHAHGDVVCVGVEGTGSYGAGLSRARMRRGRPSSKSPDRTGRPDGVGASPTRSTRIRQPSLSWPELTPRSRRLVTGRWNRCGSSSPSAAPRPKPGRR, via the coding sequence ATGACGAGCATGACACTCGACCCGCCGCTCACCAACCCGCTCTCACCAGCGACCGAGCTGGTCGCAGGCGTCGACACGCACAAGAACACGCATCATGTCGCGATCCTCGATCACGTCCGCAAACCTGTCGCCGACCGAGAGTTCCGCGCCGACGGCCGCGGCTATGCGCAGGTAGTCGCGTTTCTCCACGCGCACGGCGATGTCGTCTGTGTCGGCGTGGAGGGCACCGGCTCCTACGGGGCTGGCCTCTCCCGCGCGCGAATGCGGCGGGGCCGGCCGTCGTCGAAGTCGCCCGACAGGACTGGCAGGCCCGACGGCGTCGGGGCAAGTCCGACCCGCTCGACGCGCATCAGGCAGCCGTCGCTGTCCTGGCCGGAACTGACACCGCGATCCCGAAGACTGGTGACGGGGCGGTGGAATCGATGCGGATCCTCCTCGCCGAGCGCCGCTCCGCGGCCAAAGCCAGGGCGCAGGTGA
- a CDS encoding polysaccharide pyruvyl transferase family protein → MDDQTTQQIHADISGQDDNLGDSALRRGYLSAIAGAGRRFHVVGRMQTSDYLSGLALSEQHIWYADRDTWVRSVDAKSKIIHVFNAGEIDLAGVVRYPTPRRADELAAAKDSGGVVIAAGIGLKDPRLARSIEFRSSFLNADVVSWRDAGSQQAAGFGEVNPDWAFMLGSKTADWRSVGARSYIAVTLRFDRPYPDSRWIAAVKSLANATSTRIVTLAQVSRDAPRAVQLAVDLGGEYLAPRSLAHDVLEAHVRGIYQQSLAVVSDRAHGLIIGATEGAYPIGSGADPGKIVRLLDAVGLGTLIGHFDQLQDFGEQLPTRLRDLAPAVDEARARLARLTLRIQAVLGSVMP, encoded by the coding sequence GTGGATGATCAGACCACTCAGCAGATCCATGCGGACATCTCAGGGCAGGACGACAATCTCGGCGACTCCGCTTTGCGCAGGGGGTATCTCAGCGCGATAGCCGGTGCGGGACGTAGATTCCATGTCGTGGGTCGCATGCAGACATCCGACTACCTTTCCGGTCTCGCGCTGAGCGAGCAGCACATCTGGTACGCAGACCGGGACACATGGGTGAGGTCTGTCGACGCAAAATCCAAGATCATCCATGTCTTCAACGCCGGAGAGATCGATCTGGCCGGTGTGGTGCGATATCCGACTCCCCGTCGTGCCGATGAATTGGCTGCGGCGAAGGATTCGGGCGGTGTCGTCATTGCGGCGGGGATCGGCCTGAAGGACCCACGGCTAGCGCGATCAATCGAGTTTCGCTCATCCTTCCTCAACGCGGACGTCGTGTCGTGGCGCGATGCCGGCTCACAGCAGGCTGCCGGCTTCGGTGAGGTGAACCCGGATTGGGCGTTCATGCTCGGCTCGAAGACTGCCGACTGGCGATCGGTTGGCGCACGCAGCTATATCGCGGTCACGCTGCGCTTCGACAGACCGTACCCGGATAGTAGGTGGATTGCTGCGGTGAAGTCACTCGCAAATGCGACATCCACTCGAATCGTGACATTGGCACAGGTGTCCCGCGATGCGCCGCGAGCCGTACAACTCGCGGTAGATCTGGGCGGCGAATACCTCGCGCCCCGTAGTCTGGCCCATGATGTTCTCGAGGCGCATGTGCGAGGCATCTACCAGCAGTCGCTGGCTGTGGTAAGCGACCGAGCCCACGGACTCATCATCGGAGCGACCGAGGGCGCCTATCCCATCGGATCGGGGGCCGATCCGGGCAAGATTGTCCGCCTTCTCGACGCGGTGGGTCTCGGCACACTCATCGGGCATTTCGATCAGCTTCAGGACTTCGGTGAGCAGCTTCCAACGCGGCTTCGCGACCTGGCACCCGCAGTCGATGAAGCACGGGCTCGACTGGCACGCCTGACGCTGCGCATCCAGGCTGTGCTGGGCTCAGTCATGCCCTGA
- a CDS encoding alpha/beta fold hydrolase, whose product MVLPTSSEADRFDFESATIRSKLFNGALDDTDIDRLWNRLDRGIDLGASAIIRDFEASGRRAIGRALPHGVRNAIAGSHPNLLHHDSVSSYHTAASRDSLHWVEAGSVAIPIFTRRTESPILIVTFHGVLRRSKYVLPRFEWVNSLRSLGHNVLSFGDPTMDLDLGLEGGWWLGTHSLDLIPQLAVLVSRTMEELGAKRLVIAGSSMGGFGALQLGAYFPEATVVAFNPQTDVRRYHARRVTRVAMGSVFGADADPVPARVSVLERYDTTAIVPARIRYVTNIGDQHHLDEHYEPFASGLEDRQVKSLVRTTRDDGPRHEKIPAEAFISTLTEEIARFGRS is encoded by the coding sequence GTGGTGCTACCTACCTCGAGCGAGGCGGACCGCTTTGACTTTGAAAGCGCCACAATCCGCTCGAAGTTGTTCAACGGCGCACTCGATGACACCGACATCGATCGACTGTGGAACCGCCTCGACCGCGGCATTGATCTTGGCGCGAGCGCGATCATTCGCGACTTCGAAGCTTCGGGGAGACGCGCGATTGGGAGGGCTCTCCCCCACGGCGTCCGCAACGCAATCGCCGGGTCCCACCCGAATTTGCTTCACCACGACAGCGTCTCCAGCTACCATACCGCCGCGAGCCGAGACAGCCTCCACTGGGTCGAAGCCGGGTCTGTCGCGATTCCGATCTTCACTCGACGCACGGAGTCACCTATACTCATCGTCACTTTTCATGGGGTCCTCAGACGGAGCAAGTATGTGCTACCGAGGTTTGAGTGGGTGAATTCGCTTCGTAGTCTCGGTCATAACGTCCTATCTTTTGGCGACCCCACGATGGATCTCGACCTCGGTCTTGAGGGCGGCTGGTGGCTCGGGACACATTCACTCGATCTGATCCCGCAATTAGCGGTGCTCGTCTCCCGCACCATGGAGGAGCTCGGTGCGAAGCGTCTCGTCATCGCCGGATCTTCGATGGGTGGATTCGGCGCGCTCCAGCTCGGCGCCTATTTTCCCGAGGCTACGGTTGTGGCGTTCAATCCGCAGACGGACGTGCGACGTTACCACGCCAGAAGAGTGACCCGGGTCGCGATGGGCTCGGTGTTCGGCGCAGATGCTGACCCTGTGCCCGCGCGTGTCAGCGTCCTGGAACGGTATGACACGACTGCCATCGTGCCAGCCCGGATCCGGTACGTGACTAACATCGGCGACCAGCACCATCTCGACGAGCACTATGAGCCATTTGCATCCGGCCTGGAGGACCGCCAGGTGAAGTCGCTAGTTCGGACAACTCGTGACGACGGTCCGCGCCACGAAAAGATCCCCGCGGAGGCCTTCATCTCCACCCTGACGGAGGAGATCGCGCGATTCGGCCGCTCGTAA
- a CDS encoding glycosyltransferase family 2 protein — translation MSKDLLIGLRHVDELPRVPATVPAVPLSHVAFTLHAAARFAKWNPSETALDLVARRLTSGEHDWTGIRAALISAEPRPVHPALDKIATEHLFVLWDAIGSSQDIKAEAAIARQIAHRYVNGDQINEKNLIQLASGLLNLGCVDEARVVTGALERGSWSRIVADAELAHPRFGGSHAAVIDHLNEAYRAADMLQISLTDGGGSPFNRLTASSERTAHGPLVSVIMSAWHPGDEIFTAVQSVINQTYQDWELLIMDDASGDGYDDRFAQLCGLDSRIRVIRNDENAGTYVRRNEALQIAIGDFATFHDSDDWSHPERLEIQVRDLIEHPGRIGNIVRHARATEDLSFATNRGMSLTLTEPAIMFRRREAISAAGFYDSIRKGADREYRLRLESVTGSKVETIGPMAPLLLMLASASSLSGSDFGAGWMTPARVAYRTASDRFHSLVREGLVSGRVEFPLSHRPMAAPPDLSIVGGAREAPVRVDVLVIVDGRVRKGRDEFLRRIALEIREALAGGLVVGLLHSDSLGGHHGGPRLAPALQTLVDEESVIQVFDGQPVGAEVVIIRHASAVQGHSAARRMISAPRALVVEDPAGGDARGLTFTVADVASIVTGWLGQAPGWGTIDELAHLAALHARVNRKPLVLATFRSPSAQLKYEDQVVAWSDGRVAVRYQRTFSTFVGADVVYGVGSMDAYLSLDAKSSPNRRLDRTRRFVKELVDCKAALVRTIFGELPEPQDPREVQARALLDEATTRFIVVEGSATTPDPARTVFIPFADPTPLFTGYPVHDQVAGRVLCATVDSLNEVAESVLRTFFVSRLRDLSLRIAGPASDSLGTELRRAVSRTPGKVTSRIELLSDAALIEEITAAEVIIVPEIVSPVEYQLAMTSLAFGRPVLTPSNDAVLALSAAVGDEWVIPIAGTLTAERLDAAVAQSRLRREGSMPDLRQRRWSDIGGHYEQVLRTVASEIRASVLDIEDSEIGARQMQGMDLVKA, via the coding sequence TTGAGTAAGGATCTTCTGATCGGCCTGCGTCACGTGGACGAGCTTCCCCGAGTACCCGCAACGGTACCAGCCGTTCCACTGAGTCACGTAGCCTTCACGCTCCACGCCGCGGCGAGATTTGCCAAGTGGAACCCGTCGGAAACCGCGCTCGATCTCGTCGCGCGCCGCCTCACATCGGGCGAGCATGACTGGACTGGCATACGCGCGGCGCTAATCTCCGCCGAACCTCGTCCGGTGCATCCCGCACTCGACAAGATCGCAACGGAACACCTCTTCGTCCTCTGGGATGCCATCGGCTCCAGTCAAGACATCAAAGCGGAAGCGGCGATCGCCCGCCAGATCGCACACCGATACGTCAATGGCGACCAAATCAACGAGAAGAATCTGATCCAGTTGGCCTCGGGACTCCTCAATCTGGGCTGTGTTGATGAAGCTCGCGTGGTCACGGGCGCGCTTGAGCGAGGTTCATGGTCGAGGATCGTGGCAGACGCGGAGCTCGCCCACCCTCGATTCGGCGGGTCGCACGCAGCCGTTATCGACCATCTCAATGAGGCCTACCGCGCAGCAGACATGTTGCAGATCTCGCTTACTGATGGAGGCGGCAGCCCGTTTAATCGCCTCACCGCCTCATCCGAACGCACTGCACACGGCCCGCTCGTCTCCGTGATCATGAGCGCGTGGCATCCCGGCGATGAAATTTTCACGGCCGTCCAGTCCGTCATAAACCAGACGTACCAGGACTGGGAACTACTTATCATGGACGACGCTTCCGGCGACGGTTACGACGACAGATTTGCTCAGCTGTGTGGATTGGACTCACGAATCCGAGTCATCCGTAACGATGAGAACGCCGGCACCTATGTTCGGCGTAACGAAGCTCTGCAGATCGCAATTGGAGACTTCGCTACTTTCCACGACTCGGACGACTGGTCGCATCCCGAGCGCCTGGAGATTCAGGTGCGCGACCTTATTGAACATCCCGGACGGATCGGAAATATCGTCCGCCACGCCCGTGCAACCGAAGACTTGTCCTTTGCCACAAATCGCGGGATGTCGTTGACCCTGACCGAGCCAGCCATCATGTTTCGTCGCAGGGAGGCCATCTCCGCGGCCGGTTTCTATGACTCGATCAGGAAGGGTGCCGACCGGGAGTACCGCCTCAGGCTTGAGTCGGTTACCGGCTCGAAGGTGGAGACAATCGGCCCCATGGCGCCGTTGCTGCTAATGCTTGCGTCAGCGAGTTCACTCTCTGGCTCGGATTTCGGCGCGGGATGGATGACTCCAGCACGAGTTGCGTATCGCACTGCGTCGGATCGGTTTCACTCGCTGGTCAGGGAAGGTCTGGTTTCTGGCCGTGTCGAGTTTCCACTGAGCCACCGGCCGATGGCTGCGCCTCCGGACCTGTCGATTGTGGGAGGCGCACGCGAAGCGCCGGTCAGGGTCGACGTGCTCGTTATTGTGGATGGCCGAGTCCGCAAAGGTCGGGATGAGTTCCTCAGAAGAATTGCGCTAGAGATCCGGGAAGCGCTCGCTGGTGGACTGGTGGTGGGCCTGTTACACAGCGACTCACTCGGAGGTCATCACGGCGGCCCGAGACTCGCTCCGGCCCTGCAGACGCTCGTCGATGAGGAATCAGTCATCCAAGTATTTGATGGCCAGCCAGTCGGTGCCGAAGTAGTAATCATTCGTCACGCCAGTGCAGTTCAGGGTCATAGCGCTGCTCGCCGGATGATCAGTGCGCCGCGCGCCCTGGTCGTTGAAGATCCGGCAGGTGGCGACGCGCGCGGACTGACGTTCACTGTCGCGGACGTCGCATCAATTGTCACTGGCTGGCTGGGACAAGCGCCGGGGTGGGGAACCATCGACGAACTCGCACATCTCGCCGCACTGCATGCGCGGGTGAATCGGAAGCCGCTCGTGCTTGCGACCTTCCGTTCGCCATCTGCGCAGCTGAAGTATGAAGATCAGGTTGTTGCATGGTCGGATGGCCGTGTTGCCGTCCGGTACCAGCGGACCTTCAGCACGTTCGTCGGAGCGGATGTCGTCTACGGTGTGGGATCGATGGATGCCTACCTTTCGCTGGACGCCAAATCAAGCCCGAATAGACGGTTGGACCGCACCAGGCGGTTCGTCAAGGAACTCGTCGATTGTAAGGCTGCTTTGGTGCGCACGATTTTTGGGGAGCTGCCCGAGCCACAGGACCCTCGGGAGGTGCAGGCCCGTGCCTTGCTCGATGAAGCGACCACCCGCTTCATCGTTGTTGAGGGAAGCGCCACGACTCCAGATCCTGCACGGACCGTATTCATTCCGTTCGCGGACCCGACGCCACTGTTCACGGGCTATCCAGTCCATGATCAGGTTGCAGGCCGTGTGCTGTGCGCGACCGTCGATTCGCTCAACGAGGTCGCCGAGAGTGTGTTGAGGACATTCTTTGTTTCGCGTCTGCGAGACTTGTCACTGCGAATCGCTGGCCCCGCCAGCGATTCACTGGGGACGGAGCTGAGACGAGCAGTATCGAGAACACCCGGCAAGGTCACAAGCCGGATCGAATTGCTGTCAGATGCCGCGCTGATCGAGGAGATCACGGCCGCGGAAGTCATTATTGTCCCGGAGATAGTGTCCCCGGTGGAGTACCAGCTCGCAATGACATCGTTGGCATTTGGTAGGCCGGTGCTCACGCCATCCAATGACGCGGTACTCGCGCTTTCCGCCGCGGTTGGCGACGAATGGGTGATTCCGATTGCTGGGACCCTGACCGCCGAGCGCCTCGACGCGGCAGTTGCGCAATCGCGACTCCGGCGAGAGGGATCGATGCCTGACCTGCGTCAACGCCGCTGGTCGGATATCGGAGGCCACTACGAGCAAGTCCTGCGAACAGTAGCGAGCGAGATTCGCGCGTCCGTCCTTGATATTGAGGACAGTGAGATCGGGGCCCGACAAATGCAAGGAATGGATTTGGTAAAAGCATGA
- a CDS encoding glycosyltransferase: MTSETTRLPPLVTVVIPVFNDEETIAAALDSAIAQTLEQIEIVVVDDASSDRTPEIVAEYAARDPRVHLLTQPENMSGFQARRTGIYAAQAPYVLFLDGDDELDRYAAAKSAAAAEANRSDIVQFGIQIIYPDGTSGGSWEGRSQPRYGELFGDEILLKLFPADARAAGQLWKYIFRTDVLRAAYEKLPADGRYYRANDLPVAFLAALTARRYASIPDKLYRYFWRRGASTLEATGTEAVDFQVSAIDAFEATTAAVRDAAYRHSDPSGLLGSHTSARLSVIGIAMKWALDTRDETLFRLGVDRIRKRVGKADMVRAAVRYQPAILERLAEADEPILLGARPVSSVLITAANITTGGVSMVVLAQAAFLAESGHRVTIAARRAGNDITLIPEGIAFYEVIHGDLADRVETWAEICTREQVDVIIDHRILYSVDWHAYVMMAAALGIPTIGWVHNFAGRPTYDLNSMHGYLKRSLPSLAQVITLSPLDVTFWKLRGVQRTAYLPNPPSPMILGAEDEIRRKAAPIGRLELIWIGRLEQHTKQVREVISIAAELRKLEVDFHLRVVGPDQPDYSADRLNAAAEGAGLSNHLEAVGPLHGSDLLAAIDRADAFIGTSVIEGYQLTIVEAQSRGLPVFMYEMPWLVPVQNNDGVVSVPQGEADALARKIATLATDPESYQALSQASLEAARRFLDVDYVTLYRQLVNGTLPAEYSPAVSLENASRLLDLTISFAERHAGIRQRLEKAERTSRAAVRRAEAAKTKLAHLRRQLTQIEKSRVDVSRAGRKDAGSSRNSLPRRAVGRLRRELGRVSSNEKRKVRVAGAEIRDGVLVLKLRAPKGYEILDAQLRRQVEHGFTTFPMALSLSSPGTYLASHDSHKGIKRRWRIAATVRSGDVVKMVELPVEYNATHTGDGHLGVRFHDQATVQFFESQS; the protein is encoded by the coding sequence ATGACGTCTGAGACGACACGCCTTCCGCCGCTTGTGACGGTAGTTATCCCGGTGTTCAACGACGAGGAAACAATCGCGGCCGCGCTGGACAGCGCCATCGCGCAGACGCTCGAGCAGATTGAGATCGTTGTCGTCGATGATGCTTCTTCGGATCGAACACCCGAGATCGTGGCTGAGTACGCGGCGCGCGACCCCCGGGTCCACCTCCTTACCCAGCCTGAGAATATGTCCGGCTTTCAGGCGCGCCGGACGGGGATTTACGCCGCCCAAGCACCGTACGTGCTGTTTCTCGATGGGGATGACGAACTGGACCGCTATGCGGCAGCGAAGAGTGCCGCGGCTGCAGAAGCGAATCGATCCGACATTGTTCAGTTCGGCATTCAAATCATCTATCCGGACGGTACGTCTGGCGGTAGCTGGGAAGGACGGAGTCAGCCCAGGTACGGTGAGCTCTTCGGCGATGAGATCCTTCTGAAGCTGTTTCCGGCGGACGCGCGTGCTGCCGGGCAACTCTGGAAGTACATCTTCCGAACCGACGTTCTGCGCGCTGCATACGAGAAGCTGCCCGCCGACGGTCGTTATTACCGTGCGAATGATCTTCCGGTCGCTTTCCTCGCGGCGCTCACCGCACGGCGATACGCGTCTATCCCTGACAAGCTCTATCGATACTTCTGGCGGCGAGGGGCGAGCACGCTCGAAGCGACCGGGACAGAAGCGGTCGACTTCCAGGTCAGTGCCATCGACGCATTCGAAGCGACAACCGCAGCGGTGCGCGATGCGGCTTATCGGCATTCCGACCCAAGTGGGCTCCTAGGCAGCCATACCAGCGCGCGGCTTTCGGTAATCGGGATCGCTATGAAGTGGGCCCTCGACACACGAGACGAGACGCTGTTCCGTCTCGGCGTCGATCGGATCCGTAAGCGTGTCGGCAAGGCAGACATGGTCCGCGCGGCTGTCCGTTACCAGCCGGCGATTCTGGAGCGCCTCGCTGAAGCAGATGAACCAATCCTTCTCGGCGCCCGTCCCGTCAGCAGTGTTCTCATCACAGCCGCCAATATTACGACCGGAGGGGTCTCGATGGTGGTCCTCGCTCAGGCGGCATTCCTCGCCGAGTCTGGACATCGGGTTACGATCGCGGCGCGGCGAGCAGGCAATGACATAACACTCATTCCGGAAGGGATAGCGTTCTACGAGGTCATCCACGGGGATCTTGCTGACAGGGTGGAGACCTGGGCTGAAATCTGCACACGAGAGCAGGTCGACGTCATTATTGATCATCGCATCCTGTACTCGGTTGACTGGCATGCCTACGTTATGATGGCCGCAGCGCTCGGGATCCCGACGATCGGGTGGGTCCACAACTTCGCAGGTCGGCCGACGTACGATCTCAACAGCATGCACGGGTATCTGAAGCGCTCGTTGCCGTCACTCGCTCAGGTGATAACCCTCTCCCCGCTCGACGTAACGTTCTGGAAGCTCAGGGGTGTGCAGCGAACTGCGTACCTTCCCAACCCACCGTCGCCGATGATTCTTGGCGCCGAAGACGAGATTCGCCGCAAGGCGGCGCCGATTGGGCGTCTTGAACTCATCTGGATTGGGAGGCTGGAGCAGCATACAAAGCAGGTTCGAGAGGTGATTTCGATTGCTGCTGAGCTGCGGAAGTTAGAGGTCGATTTCCATCTCCGAGTAGTTGGCCCGGACCAACCCGACTACAGCGCGGATAGGCTCAACGCGGCAGCGGAGGGGGCTGGGCTCTCCAACCACCTAGAAGCAGTCGGTCCTCTTCACGGTAGTGACCTCCTTGCTGCGATCGACCGCGCCGATGCTTTCATTGGCACGAGTGTCATCGAGGGCTACCAGCTTACGATCGTAGAAGCACAGTCGCGGGGGCTTCCAGTATTCATGTACGAGATGCCTTGGCTCGTCCCCGTGCAGAATAATGATGGTGTCGTATCGGTCCCACAGGGCGAGGCGGACGCGCTGGCACGGAAGATCGCGACCCTCGCCACTGATCCCGAGAGTTATCAAGCACTGTCGCAGGCATCCCTTGAAGCCGCGCGACGCTTCCTGGACGTCGACTACGTCACTCTTTACCGCCAGCTGGTCAACGGCACACTGCCCGCGGAATATTCACCGGCGGTCTCGCTTGAAAACGCGAGCCGCCTGCTGGATCTCACAATCTCCTTTGCCGAGCGACACGCGGGGATCCGGCAGAGGCTGGAGAAGGCTGAGCGCACGTCGCGTGCGGCCGTAAGGCGCGCCGAAGCGGCGAAGACAAAGCTGGCACACTTGCGTCGGCAGCTTACCCAGATCGAGAAGAGTCGCGTGGACGTGTCACGCGCTGGACGTAAGGATGCGGGTTCGAGCCGGAACTCTCTGCCACGCAGAGCGGTGGGGCGTTTGCGCCGAGAGTTGGGCAGGGTGTCCTCGAACGAGAAGCGCAAAGTGCGGGTCGCCGGGGCGGAGATTAGGGATGGTGTGCTCGTCCTCAAGTTGCGCGCCCCGAAGGGGTACGAAATCCTCGACGCCCAACTCCGGCGTCAGGTCGAGCACGGGTTCACAACGTTCCCAATGGCTCTTTCCTTGTCGAGTCCTGGTACCTATCTGGCGTCTCATGATTCGCATAAGGGGATCAAACGACGGTGGCGGATCGCCGCGACTGTGCGCTCGGGCGACGTCGTGAAGATGGTTGAGCTTCCTGTCGAATACAACGCTACTCACACAGGGGACGGGCACCTGGGCGTCCGCTTTCACGATCAGGCGACGGTTCAATTCTTCGAGTCGCAGAGCTGA
- a CDS encoding polysaccharide pyruvyl transferase family protein, which translates to MHDVFVHPSGQDDNLGDSALRAGLLQALRGEGNRLHVYLDGQSSDYLSGIPLETRDILYTSRQAWLQASREVNRPVYVINAGEINPQPGVSFPGGKRIAEMRGVVNRGGIVVAAGLGLKDPTVAPKVVFDPKLREAAVMSWRDHGSRQGAGFGDVAPDWAFSLGPDPSAWPGKDSRRLIAVTLRFDRPWPGERWLAAVRTLAARTATRVVTIAQVARDAPRAVRLAGELQGEYLVAPTTRHDHLDAHVRAVYSRSLAVVSDRAHALIMGATEGAYPVGTAADPQKIRRLLDTVGIGALTGHHDGLAERAQNLELEVAGLESAIEAARRDLGLLTQRLNSAIDTAT; encoded by the coding sequence GTGCACGACGTCTTCGTTCATCCTTCCGGCCAAGACGACAACCTCGGCGACTCTGCCTTGCGGGCAGGCCTTCTCCAGGCACTTCGCGGTGAGGGCAACCGCCTCCATGTGTATCTCGACGGGCAATCCTCTGACTACCTGTCGGGGATTCCGTTGGAAACGCGCGACATTCTCTACACGTCTCGACAAGCATGGTTACAGGCGAGTCGCGAGGTGAACCGGCCGGTCTACGTGATCAACGCCGGTGAGATCAACCCGCAGCCAGGTGTCTCTTTCCCCGGTGGGAAACGCATCGCGGAGATGCGCGGGGTTGTGAATCGCGGGGGAATAGTCGTCGCGGCCGGACTCGGTCTCAAAGATCCAACGGTCGCGCCGAAGGTGGTATTCGACCCAAAGCTGCGTGAAGCGGCTGTCATGTCGTGGCGCGATCACGGCTCCCGTCAAGGGGCAGGTTTCGGCGACGTGGCGCCCGACTGGGCGTTCTCACTCGGCCCTGACCCCTCCGCGTGGCCCGGGAAGGACTCGCGGCGATTGATCGCGGTCACTCTCCGCTTTGATCGGCCGTGGCCGGGGGAACGTTGGCTTGCTGCCGTACGCACTTTGGCGGCCCGCACCGCCACGCGTGTCGTCACGATTGCACAGGTCGCGCGTGACGCCCCACGCGCAGTGCGCCTCGCCGGAGAGCTCCAGGGCGAGTATCTCGTCGCACCCACCACACGTCACGATCACCTCGACGCACATGTCCGTGCCGTATATTCTCGTTCTCTCGCCGTGGTGAGTGATCGAGCGCATGCCTTGATCATGGGCGCGACAGAAGGCGCCTATCCGGTCGGAACGGCGGCCGACCCGCAGAAGATCCGTCGTCTGCTCGATACGGTCGGTATCGGCGCCCTCACGGGGCACCACGACGGCCTTGCCGAGCGCGCGCAGAATCTTGAATTGGAGGTAGCTGGGCTCGAGAGTGCCATCGAGGCAGCGCGCCGCGATCTGGGGCTGCTGACTCAGCGCCTAAACAGTGCGATCGACACAGCTACGTGA